The proteins below are encoded in one region of Triticum aestivum cultivar Chinese Spring chromosome 1B, IWGSC CS RefSeq v2.1, whole genome shotgun sequence:
- the LOC123102507 gene encoding uncharacterized protein isoform X1, translated as MECRSIITPRDLESMLCDETAEPQPLPLSLLKEITNDFSPELNIGSGGYAEVYKGILENRTVAVKRMSNTYKYEKEYLREVECLMMVKHKNIVRFLGYCADTQGSMLKYEGKLVMADVRQRLLCFEFLPKGSLRGYITDTSCGLHWTYRYQIIIGICQGLHCLHQNNIVHLDLKPENILLDDNLVPKITDFGLSRCFRPMQSQTFTVHIRGTPGYVAPECCNGEITHRLDIYSLGIIIAEVLTGERLDLNDNVNKVVESWSAILEKPQRDVQLEQVRVCAEIAMKCMEFNPARRPDTQHIISVLDGRETINGYIENSMITSQQQFNPEILNETMGALWLRYQQLNPDLQRSFKYCSIFPKRSKLRRDVLVRLWVAQGFIKTSCATEDMEDIAESYFQELVSCSFLQQGGEWPDWFTIPDLLHDLLDKISGTECFRIENARSQRGEGWKGDVPQDVCHLLVENYDGELITEKILGLENLQTLIIYVVEKGTTVEENVIDNICKRLQKLQVLAVAFSREHLEITKPKKFSIPESIGQLKDLCYLSFRTFECTVILPSTLTKKLHHIQLLDFGRHGHGQIWEFTLDNLINLRYIICENLECPSIGRLISLQALPSSRFTVRNEQGYEIKQLRDLNKLRGSLTINGLENVKSKEEAVEANLGAKDRLKELKLEWGDDGTRCSSEVEAEVLEGLCPPVGIEELIIAEYESLRYPDWMVDKQKGGPKNLKKLVLGGWSQPGPGPELVTFIHLRVLWLGRCNWDALPGNMEHLTSLKELQIEGCLNIRSLPTLPRSLEKFCVAYCSGEFTKSCQTVRHPNWQKIKHIPDQRFEDPASSEENSS; from the exons atggaatgccgatctaTTATCACACCACGGGACCTGGAGTCCATGCTATGTGATGAAACGGCAGAGCCCCAGCCGCTGCCACTGTCACTTCTCAAAGAAATCACAAATGACTTCTCTCCTGAGCTGAATATTGGCTCCGGTGGATATGCGGAGGTTTATAAG GGAATTCTTGAGAATAGGACCGTGGCGGTAAAAAGGATGTCAAATACGTATAAGTATGAGAAGGAGTACCTCCGTGAAGTTGAATGTCTCATGATGGTGAAGCACAAAAATATAGTACGGTTTCTGGGATATTGTGCTGATACGCAAGGCAGTATGTTAAAGTACGAAGGAAAATTGGTCATGGCCGATGTACGACAAAGGTTGCTCTGCTTCGAGTTTCTTCCTAAAGGGAGTCTTCGTGGGTATATCACGG ATACATCTTGCGGACTTCACTGGACATACCGGTATCAAATTATAATAGGAATTTGTCAGGGGTTACATTGTCTTCATCAAAATAATATTGTCCACTTAGATCTAAAGCCAGAGAATATATTGTTGGATGATAATTTGGTACCAAAAATTACTGATTTTGGTCTATCAAGGTGCTTTCGTCCAATGCAGAGCCAGACTTTTACTGTACACATACGCGGAACACC GGGTTATGTTGCACCAGAATGTTGCAACGGTGAAATCACACACCGGCTTGATATCTACAGTCTTGGTATAATAATCGCGGAGGTACTGACAGGAGAGAGGTTGGATCTAAATGATAATGTTAACAAG GTAGTTGAAAGTTGGAGTGCCATATTGGAGAAACCACAACGGGATGTACAACTGGAACAGGTACGAGTATGTGCTGAGATTGCAATGAAGTGCATGGAGTTCAACCCGGCAAGGAGACCAGATACACAACATATTATCAGTGTCCTTGATGGAAGAGAAACTATAAATGGATATATTGAAAATAGCATGATTACTTCACAGCAG CAGTTTAATCCGGAAATATTGAATGAGACCATGGGTGCTCTTTGGTTGAGGTATCAACAACTTAATCCAGATCTCCAGCGAAGCTTCAAATATTGCAGTATTTTCCCCAAGAGATCCAAGTTAAGAAGGGATGTGTTAGTTCGCTTGTGGGTAGCACAAGGGTTTATAAAGACCAGTTGTGCAACGGAGGACATGGAAGATATAGCTGAGAGTTATTTTCAGGAGTTAGTGTCATGCTCATTTCTTCAGCAAGGAGGAGAATGGCCTGATTGGTTTACAATTCCTGACTTGTTGCATGATTTATTAGACAAGATTAGTGGAACGGAATGCTTCAGAATCGAGAATGCAAGGAGTCAGAGAGGAGAAGGATGGAAAGGAGATGTTCCCCAAGACGTCTGCCAtcttcttgtagagaattatgatGGAGAATTGATTACTGAAAAGATCCTTGGATTGGAAAATTTACAAACACTCATAATTTATGTTGTTGAAAAGGGTACTACAGTTGAGGAAAACGTCATTGACAATATATGCAAGCGGCTGCAAAAATTGCAGGTACTGGCGGTTGCTTTTAGCCGGGAACATCTTGAAATCACCAAACCCAAGAAGTTCTCGATCCCAGAATCCATTGGCCAGTTAAAGGACCTATGCTATCTTTCTTTCAGGACATTcgaatgcaccgtaattttaccaAGCACACTAACTAAGAAACTTCACCATATCCAGCTGCTGGACTTTGGTCGTCATGGCCATGGCCAAATTTGGGAATTTACACTTGATAACCTTATCAACCTGCGGTACATAATTTGTGAGAACTTGGAATGTCCGAGCATAGGCAGGCTTATCTCACTCCAAGCGTTACCAAGCAGCAGGTTCACAGTAAGGAATGAGCAGGGTTATGAGATAAAGCAGCTTAGGGACCTAAACAAGCTTCGCGGCAGCCTGACAATCAATGGCCTTGAAAATGTTAAAAGCAAGGAGGAAGCTGTTGAAGCCAATCTTGGTGCCAAGGATCGGTTGAAGGAACTGAAGTTGGAATGGGGTGATGATGGTACAAGGTGCAGCTCAGAAGTTGAAGCAGAGGTGCTTGAGGGCCTGTGCCCTCCTGTTGGTATCGAAGAACTGATTATTGCAGAATATGAAAGCTTGAGGTACCCAGATTGGATGGTGGATAAGCAGAAAGGTGGCCCAAAGAACCTGAAAAAACTTGTCTTGGGTGGATGGAGCCAACCGGGACCTGGTCCTGAACTTGTGACTTTCATTCATCTTCGTGTGCTCTGGCTTGGTCGGTGCAACTGGGATGCCTTACCAGGCAATATGGAGCACCTTACATCGCTCAAGGAACTACAAATCGAAGGGTGCTTGAATATCCGGTCGCTTCCAACACTGCCCCGTTCTCTTGAGAAGTTTTGTGTTGCATACTGCAGTGGTGAGTTCACGAAGTCGTGTCAAACAGTCAGACATCCAAATTGGCAGAAGATCAAGCACATCCCCGACCAAAGATTTGAAGACCCAGCAT CCTCAGAAGAAAATTCTAGTTag
- the LOC123102507 gene encoding uncharacterized protein isoform X2, translated as MECRSIITPRDLESMLCDETAEPQPLPLSLLKEITNDFSPELNIGSGGYAEVYKGILENRTVAVKRMSNTYKYEKEYLREVECLMMVKHKNIVRFLGYCADTQGSMLKYEGKLVMADVRQRLLCFEFLPKGSLRGYITDTSCGLHWTYRYQIIIGICQGLHCLHQNNIVHLDLKPENILLDDNLVPKITDFGLSRCFRPMQSQTFTVHIRGTPGYVAPECCNGEITHRLDIYSLGIIIAEVLTGERLDLNDNVNKVVESWSAILEKPQRDVQLEQVRVCAEIAMKCMEFNPARRPDTQHIISVLDGRETINGYIENSMITSQQFNPEILNETMGALWLRYQQLNPDLQRSFKYCSIFPKRSKLRRDVLVRLWVAQGFIKTSCATEDMEDIAESYFQELVSCSFLQQGGEWPDWFTIPDLLHDLLDKISGTECFRIENARSQRGEGWKGDVPQDVCHLLVENYDGELITEKILGLENLQTLIIYVVEKGTTVEENVIDNICKRLQKLQVLAVAFSREHLEITKPKKFSIPESIGQLKDLCYLSFRTFECTVILPSTLTKKLHHIQLLDFGRHGHGQIWEFTLDNLINLRYIICENLECPSIGRLISLQALPSSRFTVRNEQGYEIKQLRDLNKLRGSLTINGLENVKSKEEAVEANLGAKDRLKELKLEWGDDGTRCSSEVEAEVLEGLCPPVGIEELIIAEYESLRYPDWMVDKQKGGPKNLKKLVLGGWSQPGPGPELVTFIHLRVLWLGRCNWDALPGNMEHLTSLKELQIEGCLNIRSLPTLPRSLEKFCVAYCSGEFTKSCQTVRHPNWQKIKHIPDQRFEDPASSEENSS; from the exons atggaatgccgatctaTTATCACACCACGGGACCTGGAGTCCATGCTATGTGATGAAACGGCAGAGCCCCAGCCGCTGCCACTGTCACTTCTCAAAGAAATCACAAATGACTTCTCTCCTGAGCTGAATATTGGCTCCGGTGGATATGCGGAGGTTTATAAG GGAATTCTTGAGAATAGGACCGTGGCGGTAAAAAGGATGTCAAATACGTATAAGTATGAGAAGGAGTACCTCCGTGAAGTTGAATGTCTCATGATGGTGAAGCACAAAAATATAGTACGGTTTCTGGGATATTGTGCTGATACGCAAGGCAGTATGTTAAAGTACGAAGGAAAATTGGTCATGGCCGATGTACGACAAAGGTTGCTCTGCTTCGAGTTTCTTCCTAAAGGGAGTCTTCGTGGGTATATCACGG ATACATCTTGCGGACTTCACTGGACATACCGGTATCAAATTATAATAGGAATTTGTCAGGGGTTACATTGTCTTCATCAAAATAATATTGTCCACTTAGATCTAAAGCCAGAGAATATATTGTTGGATGATAATTTGGTACCAAAAATTACTGATTTTGGTCTATCAAGGTGCTTTCGTCCAATGCAGAGCCAGACTTTTACTGTACACATACGCGGAACACC GGGTTATGTTGCACCAGAATGTTGCAACGGTGAAATCACACACCGGCTTGATATCTACAGTCTTGGTATAATAATCGCGGAGGTACTGACAGGAGAGAGGTTGGATCTAAATGATAATGTTAACAAG GTAGTTGAAAGTTGGAGTGCCATATTGGAGAAACCACAACGGGATGTACAACTGGAACAGGTACGAGTATGTGCTGAGATTGCAATGAAGTGCATGGAGTTCAACCCGGCAAGGAGACCAGATACACAACATATTATCAGTGTCCTTGATGGAAGAGAAACTATAAATGGATATATTGAAAATAGCATGATTACTTCACAGCAG TTTAATCCGGAAATATTGAATGAGACCATGGGTGCTCTTTGGTTGAGGTATCAACAACTTAATCCAGATCTCCAGCGAAGCTTCAAATATTGCAGTATTTTCCCCAAGAGATCCAAGTTAAGAAGGGATGTGTTAGTTCGCTTGTGGGTAGCACAAGGGTTTATAAAGACCAGTTGTGCAACGGAGGACATGGAAGATATAGCTGAGAGTTATTTTCAGGAGTTAGTGTCATGCTCATTTCTTCAGCAAGGAGGAGAATGGCCTGATTGGTTTACAATTCCTGACTTGTTGCATGATTTATTAGACAAGATTAGTGGAACGGAATGCTTCAGAATCGAGAATGCAAGGAGTCAGAGAGGAGAAGGATGGAAAGGAGATGTTCCCCAAGACGTCTGCCAtcttcttgtagagaattatgatGGAGAATTGATTACTGAAAAGATCCTTGGATTGGAAAATTTACAAACACTCATAATTTATGTTGTTGAAAAGGGTACTACAGTTGAGGAAAACGTCATTGACAATATATGCAAGCGGCTGCAAAAATTGCAGGTACTGGCGGTTGCTTTTAGCCGGGAACATCTTGAAATCACCAAACCCAAGAAGTTCTCGATCCCAGAATCCATTGGCCAGTTAAAGGACCTATGCTATCTTTCTTTCAGGACATTcgaatgcaccgtaattttaccaAGCACACTAACTAAGAAACTTCACCATATCCAGCTGCTGGACTTTGGTCGTCATGGCCATGGCCAAATTTGGGAATTTACACTTGATAACCTTATCAACCTGCGGTACATAATTTGTGAGAACTTGGAATGTCCGAGCATAGGCAGGCTTATCTCACTCCAAGCGTTACCAAGCAGCAGGTTCACAGTAAGGAATGAGCAGGGTTATGAGATAAAGCAGCTTAGGGACCTAAACAAGCTTCGCGGCAGCCTGACAATCAATGGCCTTGAAAATGTTAAAAGCAAGGAGGAAGCTGTTGAAGCCAATCTTGGTGCCAAGGATCGGTTGAAGGAACTGAAGTTGGAATGGGGTGATGATGGTACAAGGTGCAGCTCAGAAGTTGAAGCAGAGGTGCTTGAGGGCCTGTGCCCTCCTGTTGGTATCGAAGAACTGATTATTGCAGAATATGAAAGCTTGAGGTACCCAGATTGGATGGTGGATAAGCAGAAAGGTGGCCCAAAGAACCTGAAAAAACTTGTCTTGGGTGGATGGAGCCAACCGGGACCTGGTCCTGAACTTGTGACTTTCATTCATCTTCGTGTGCTCTGGCTTGGTCGGTGCAACTGGGATGCCTTACCAGGCAATATGGAGCACCTTACATCGCTCAAGGAACTACAAATCGAAGGGTGCTTGAATATCCGGTCGCTTCCAACACTGCCCCGTTCTCTTGAGAAGTTTTGTGTTGCATACTGCAGTGGTGAGTTCACGAAGTCGTGTCAAACAGTCAGACATCCAAATTGGCAGAAGATCAAGCACATCCCCGACCAAAGATTTGAAGACCCAGCAT CCTCAGAAGAAAATTCTAGTTag
- the LOC123102507 gene encoding putative disease resistance RPP13-like protein 1 isoform X4 produces MECRSIITPRDLESMLCDETAEPQPLPLSLLKEITNDFSPELNIGSGGYAEVYKGILENRTVAVKRMSNTYKYEKEYLREVECLMMVKHKNIVRFLGYCADTQGSMLKYEGKLVMADVRQRLLCFEFLPKGSLRGYITDTSCGLHWTYRYQIIIGICQGLHCLHQNNIVHLDLKPENILLDDNLVPKITDFGLSRCFRPMQSQTFTVHIRGTPGYVAPECCNGEITHRLDIYSLGIIIAEVLTGERLDLNDNVNKFNPEILNETMGALWLRYQQLNPDLQRSFKYCSIFPKRSKLRRDVLVRLWVAQGFIKTSCATEDMEDIAESYFQELVSCSFLQQGGEWPDWFTIPDLLHDLLDKISGTECFRIENARSQRGEGWKGDVPQDVCHLLVENYDGELITEKILGLENLQTLIIYVVEKGTTVEENVIDNICKRLQKLQVLAVAFSREHLEITKPKKFSIPESIGQLKDLCYLSFRTFECTVILPSTLTKKLHHIQLLDFGRHGHGQIWEFTLDNLINLRYIICENLECPSIGRLISLQALPSSRFTVRNEQGYEIKQLRDLNKLRGSLTINGLENVKSKEEAVEANLGAKDRLKELKLEWGDDGTRCSSEVEAEVLEGLCPPVGIEELIIAEYESLRYPDWMVDKQKGGPKNLKKLVLGGWSQPGPGPELVTFIHLRVLWLGRCNWDALPGNMEHLTSLKELQIEGCLNIRSLPTLPRSLEKFCVAYCSGEFTKSCQTVRHPNWQKIKHIPDQRFEDPASSEENSS; encoded by the exons atggaatgccgatctaTTATCACACCACGGGACCTGGAGTCCATGCTATGTGATGAAACGGCAGAGCCCCAGCCGCTGCCACTGTCACTTCTCAAAGAAATCACAAATGACTTCTCTCCTGAGCTGAATATTGGCTCCGGTGGATATGCGGAGGTTTATAAG GGAATTCTTGAGAATAGGACCGTGGCGGTAAAAAGGATGTCAAATACGTATAAGTATGAGAAGGAGTACCTCCGTGAAGTTGAATGTCTCATGATGGTGAAGCACAAAAATATAGTACGGTTTCTGGGATATTGTGCTGATACGCAAGGCAGTATGTTAAAGTACGAAGGAAAATTGGTCATGGCCGATGTACGACAAAGGTTGCTCTGCTTCGAGTTTCTTCCTAAAGGGAGTCTTCGTGGGTATATCACGG ATACATCTTGCGGACTTCACTGGACATACCGGTATCAAATTATAATAGGAATTTGTCAGGGGTTACATTGTCTTCATCAAAATAATATTGTCCACTTAGATCTAAAGCCAGAGAATATATTGTTGGATGATAATTTGGTACCAAAAATTACTGATTTTGGTCTATCAAGGTGCTTTCGTCCAATGCAGAGCCAGACTTTTACTGTACACATACGCGGAACACC GGGTTATGTTGCACCAGAATGTTGCAACGGTGAAATCACACACCGGCTTGATATCTACAGTCTTGGTATAATAATCGCGGAGGTACTGACAGGAGAGAGGTTGGATCTAAATGATAATGTTAACAAG TTTAATCCGGAAATATTGAATGAGACCATGGGTGCTCTTTGGTTGAGGTATCAACAACTTAATCCAGATCTCCAGCGAAGCTTCAAATATTGCAGTATTTTCCCCAAGAGATCCAAGTTAAGAAGGGATGTGTTAGTTCGCTTGTGGGTAGCACAAGGGTTTATAAAGACCAGTTGTGCAACGGAGGACATGGAAGATATAGCTGAGAGTTATTTTCAGGAGTTAGTGTCATGCTCATTTCTTCAGCAAGGAGGAGAATGGCCTGATTGGTTTACAATTCCTGACTTGTTGCATGATTTATTAGACAAGATTAGTGGAACGGAATGCTTCAGAATCGAGAATGCAAGGAGTCAGAGAGGAGAAGGATGGAAAGGAGATGTTCCCCAAGACGTCTGCCAtcttcttgtagagaattatgatGGAGAATTGATTACTGAAAAGATCCTTGGATTGGAAAATTTACAAACACTCATAATTTATGTTGTTGAAAAGGGTACTACAGTTGAGGAAAACGTCATTGACAATATATGCAAGCGGCTGCAAAAATTGCAGGTACTGGCGGTTGCTTTTAGCCGGGAACATCTTGAAATCACCAAACCCAAGAAGTTCTCGATCCCAGAATCCATTGGCCAGTTAAAGGACCTATGCTATCTTTCTTTCAGGACATTcgaatgcaccgtaattttaccaAGCACACTAACTAAGAAACTTCACCATATCCAGCTGCTGGACTTTGGTCGTCATGGCCATGGCCAAATTTGGGAATTTACACTTGATAACCTTATCAACCTGCGGTACATAATTTGTGAGAACTTGGAATGTCCGAGCATAGGCAGGCTTATCTCACTCCAAGCGTTACCAAGCAGCAGGTTCACAGTAAGGAATGAGCAGGGTTATGAGATAAAGCAGCTTAGGGACCTAAACAAGCTTCGCGGCAGCCTGACAATCAATGGCCTTGAAAATGTTAAAAGCAAGGAGGAAGCTGTTGAAGCCAATCTTGGTGCCAAGGATCGGTTGAAGGAACTGAAGTTGGAATGGGGTGATGATGGTACAAGGTGCAGCTCAGAAGTTGAAGCAGAGGTGCTTGAGGGCCTGTGCCCTCCTGTTGGTATCGAAGAACTGATTATTGCAGAATATGAAAGCTTGAGGTACCCAGATTGGATGGTGGATAAGCAGAAAGGTGGCCCAAAGAACCTGAAAAAACTTGTCTTGGGTGGATGGAGCCAACCGGGACCTGGTCCTGAACTTGTGACTTTCATTCATCTTCGTGTGCTCTGGCTTGGTCGGTGCAACTGGGATGCCTTACCAGGCAATATGGAGCACCTTACATCGCTCAAGGAACTACAAATCGAAGGGTGCTTGAATATCCGGTCGCTTCCAACACTGCCCCGTTCTCTTGAGAAGTTTTGTGTTGCATACTGCAGTGGTGAGTTCACGAAGTCGTGTCAAACAGTCAGACATCCAAATTGGCAGAAGATCAAGCACATCCCCGACCAAAGATTTGAAGACCCAGCAT CCTCAGAAGAAAATTCTAGTTag
- the LOC123102507 gene encoding uncharacterized protein isoform X3 yields the protein MECRSIITPRDLESMLCDETAEPQPLPLSLLKEITNDFSPELNIGSGGYAEVYKGILENRTVAVKRMSNTYKYEKEYLREVECLMMVKHKNIVRFLGYCADTQGSMLKYEGKLVMADVRQRLLCFEFLPKGSLRGYITDTSCGLHWTYRYQIIIGICQGLHCLHQNNIVHLDLKPENILLDDNLVPKITDFGLSRCFRPMQSQTFTVHIRGTPGYVAPECCNGEITHRLDIYSLGIIIAEVLTGERLDLNDNVNKVVESWSAILEKPQRDVQLEQVRVCAEIAMKCMEFNPARRPDTQHIISVLDGRETINGYIENSMITSQQQFNPEILNETMGALWLRYQQLNPDLQRSFKYCSIFPKRSKLRRDVLVRLWVAQGFIKTSCATEDMEDIAESYFQELVSCSFLQQGGEWPDWFTIPDLLHDLLDKISGTECFRIENARSQRGEGWKGDVPQDVCHLLVENYDGELITEKILGLENLQTLIIYVVEKGTTVEENVIDNICKRLQKLQVLAVAFSREHLEITKPKKFSIPESIGQLKDLCYLSFRTFECTVILPSTLTKKLHHIQLLDFGRHGHGQIWEFTLDNLINLRYIICENLECPSIGRLISLQALPSSRFTVRNEQGYEIKQLRDLNKLRGSLTINGLENVKSKEEAVEANLGAKDRLKELKLEWGDDGTRCSSEVEAEVLEGLCPPVGIEELIIAEYESLRYPDWMVDKQKGGPKNLKKLVLGGWSQPGPGPELVTFIHLRVLWLGRCNWDALPGNMEHLTSLKELQIEGCLNIRSLPTLPRSLEKFCVAYCSGEFTKSCQTVRHPNWQKIKHIPDQRFEDPA from the exons atggaatgccgatctaTTATCACACCACGGGACCTGGAGTCCATGCTATGTGATGAAACGGCAGAGCCCCAGCCGCTGCCACTGTCACTTCTCAAAGAAATCACAAATGACTTCTCTCCTGAGCTGAATATTGGCTCCGGTGGATATGCGGAGGTTTATAAG GGAATTCTTGAGAATAGGACCGTGGCGGTAAAAAGGATGTCAAATACGTATAAGTATGAGAAGGAGTACCTCCGTGAAGTTGAATGTCTCATGATGGTGAAGCACAAAAATATAGTACGGTTTCTGGGATATTGTGCTGATACGCAAGGCAGTATGTTAAAGTACGAAGGAAAATTGGTCATGGCCGATGTACGACAAAGGTTGCTCTGCTTCGAGTTTCTTCCTAAAGGGAGTCTTCGTGGGTATATCACGG ATACATCTTGCGGACTTCACTGGACATACCGGTATCAAATTATAATAGGAATTTGTCAGGGGTTACATTGTCTTCATCAAAATAATATTGTCCACTTAGATCTAAAGCCAGAGAATATATTGTTGGATGATAATTTGGTACCAAAAATTACTGATTTTGGTCTATCAAGGTGCTTTCGTCCAATGCAGAGCCAGACTTTTACTGTACACATACGCGGAACACC GGGTTATGTTGCACCAGAATGTTGCAACGGTGAAATCACACACCGGCTTGATATCTACAGTCTTGGTATAATAATCGCGGAGGTACTGACAGGAGAGAGGTTGGATCTAAATGATAATGTTAACAAG GTAGTTGAAAGTTGGAGTGCCATATTGGAGAAACCACAACGGGATGTACAACTGGAACAGGTACGAGTATGTGCTGAGATTGCAATGAAGTGCATGGAGTTCAACCCGGCAAGGAGACCAGATACACAACATATTATCAGTGTCCTTGATGGAAGAGAAACTATAAATGGATATATTGAAAATAGCATGATTACTTCACAGCAG CAGTTTAATCCGGAAATATTGAATGAGACCATGGGTGCTCTTTGGTTGAGGTATCAACAACTTAATCCAGATCTCCAGCGAAGCTTCAAATATTGCAGTATTTTCCCCAAGAGATCCAAGTTAAGAAGGGATGTGTTAGTTCGCTTGTGGGTAGCACAAGGGTTTATAAAGACCAGTTGTGCAACGGAGGACATGGAAGATATAGCTGAGAGTTATTTTCAGGAGTTAGTGTCATGCTCATTTCTTCAGCAAGGAGGAGAATGGCCTGATTGGTTTACAATTCCTGACTTGTTGCATGATTTATTAGACAAGATTAGTGGAACGGAATGCTTCAGAATCGAGAATGCAAGGAGTCAGAGAGGAGAAGGATGGAAAGGAGATGTTCCCCAAGACGTCTGCCAtcttcttgtagagaattatgatGGAGAATTGATTACTGAAAAGATCCTTGGATTGGAAAATTTACAAACACTCATAATTTATGTTGTTGAAAAGGGTACTACAGTTGAGGAAAACGTCATTGACAATATATGCAAGCGGCTGCAAAAATTGCAGGTACTGGCGGTTGCTTTTAGCCGGGAACATCTTGAAATCACCAAACCCAAGAAGTTCTCGATCCCAGAATCCATTGGCCAGTTAAAGGACCTATGCTATCTTTCTTTCAGGACATTcgaatgcaccgtaattttaccaAGCACACTAACTAAGAAACTTCACCATATCCAGCTGCTGGACTTTGGTCGTCATGGCCATGGCCAAATTTGGGAATTTACACTTGATAACCTTATCAACCTGCGGTACATAATTTGTGAGAACTTGGAATGTCCGAGCATAGGCAGGCTTATCTCACTCCAAGCGTTACCAAGCAGCAGGTTCACAGTAAGGAATGAGCAGGGTTATGAGATAAAGCAGCTTAGGGACCTAAACAAGCTTCGCGGCAGCCTGACAATCAATGGCCTTGAAAATGTTAAAAGCAAGGAGGAAGCTGTTGAAGCCAATCTTGGTGCCAAGGATCGGTTGAAGGAACTGAAGTTGGAATGGGGTGATGATGGTACAAGGTGCAGCTCAGAAGTTGAAGCAGAGGTGCTTGAGGGCCTGTGCCCTCCTGTTGGTATCGAAGAACTGATTATTGCAGAATATGAAAGCTTGAGGTACCCAGATTGGATGGTGGATAAGCAGAAAGGTGGCCCAAAGAACCTGAAAAAACTTGTCTTGGGTGGATGGAGCCAACCGGGACCTGGTCCTGAACTTGTGACTTTCATTCATCTTCGTGTGCTCTGGCTTGGTCGGTGCAACTGGGATGCCTTACCAGGCAATATGGAGCACCTTACATCGCTCAAGGAACTACAAATCGAAGGGTGCTTGAATATCCGGTCGCTTCCAACACTGCCCCGTTCTCTTGAGAAGTTTTGTGTTGCATACTGCAGTGGTGAGTTCACGAAGTCGTGTCAAACAGTCAGACATCCAAATTGGCAGAAGATCAAGCACATCCCCGACCAAAGATTTGAAGACCCAGCAT AA